The Chitinophaga niabensis genomic interval CAGGAAGCACAACTCCCCAGCCCAGGAAAAGCCTGCGATACATTTCACCTACTGTGGCACCGGCTTCCACTGCAAAGGCAGACCTTTCCGTATCATAATGAATGTCCGTCATCAGCGACATATCGAGCAACACCTGTACTGCGGGGTCTGATACAAAACCTTCCAGGCAATGACCACCACTGCGTACCACTAAACGCTTTTTACTGGTCACGGCTTCCTGTACAGCTGCTATCACCTCCTGGGTTGTAGTGGGGAGACGGATGTATTCGGGTTTTCCGGTGAAACGTTTATTGAATCTCTTTCCCGCGAGATCAGGATAGCGGAGGTCTTTCGGTGTGATCTTTTCCATCTGCTAAATTTAAATAAAAAAAGCCCCCCGATCTTCATCGGAGGGCTTTTACCTTTCAATCAGTAAATTATTTTCTTCTTGTAGTTGTTTTCTTTTTCTTGCTCACTGTTTTCTTTGCAACCACCTTTTTCTTGGCAGGGTTTGCATTCACTTCGGGTCTTTTAACCGGAGCGGGGAAACGTGATTTATCAACTGTGGCAGCTTTATCATCCAGTGTAAGCTGAAGGGATTCTTTCAGGATCTCTTCTTTCTCTGCCTGGAATGTTTTCATCTTCTCTTTCGGGATCCTCAGATCGTAGCTGTTGGTTTCACCTGCCAGTGTCTGAGCAAAGTTTGGATTTAATCTATCCAGCTCGGCTTCGTCCACAGACAGTTTTTTCGCAATCGCTTCGAGTTTGTATTTACCGGTGATATTGAAAACTACGGTGTTGTAAAGATCTTCGTCAGACAGTGGTGCTGCTTTTTTGTATTCGGCAGGCATGGTCATCCTTGCTGCGGGTGCTACATAATTATCGCTCACACCAAAGAAGGTATTGAAACGATCGAGGATGTACCCGGTGGCAATGAATTTGTATACATGATTACGGGATTCTGCAGGAAGGAAATACTGGATGCCCCAGAAATCGCTTCTTCCGCTGATCTTTTGTGCTCTTTGTACACCACCTGCTCCACAATTGTAGGCAGCTACTACCAGTAACCAGTCGTCGAATTGCTCATACAGTTCATTCAGGAATTTAGCGGCGGCCACGGTGGATTTGTAAAAATCCTTCCGTTCGTCCACTTTCTTTCCTACGCTGAGGCCAAAGATCCTGGCCGTACCGCTCATAAACTGCCACATTCCTACGGCGCCAACCCTTGAGCGGGCATTGTAGGACATACCTGATTCAATCACTGCCAGGTATTTCATTTCCTCGGGGATGCCGTGGTCTGTGAAAACCTTTTCGATCATGGTAAAATAAGGCGCCGCCTTGTCTACCATCACTGCGAGGTGCTGGCTGTAACGGGTGGCGTAATCATTTACATATCCGGTAATGTAGTGATTATTCATTTGTTCGTACACCTTGGGATTGCGAACGACCACGGGCATAGCCTGTGCGGCCTGTTTCACTGCTAAAGTAGCAGGAGAAGCGGGCACCACTGTGTCTTTCGGCAGGTGTGCGGATTTTTTAAGGGTGACTGAGGTATCAGCGGATAGTTCAATTCCCGGGATAACCATCTCCTTAGGGCTCATATTGCTGGCGGCGTCTGCACTGGTAATAATCCCCAAGGCCGGCAATAGGAGTGATAAAAAGACTTTCGTCATACGCGTTGTTGTTTTATTCTATGTTTACTTGCTGCTCATGCAACATGCTATGTGCTATTTGTAACAAGTTCTCTTCGTCAAACTCCTTCGTGATGATCTGTATACCATATGGCATCCCGTTGGAATGCCTGTGCAAAGGTACGGAAATTGCCGGAACCCCGGTCAGATTGGCTAAAACTGTGTAGATGTCCGCCAGGTACATGGCTATGGGATCATCCATTTTTTCACCGATCTTAAAAGCCGTTGTAGGTACGGTAGGGAGCAGAATGGCATCATATTCGCCCAGGATCTTTTGCATCCTTTCTACTACCAGCCTCCTAACCTGCTGAGCCTTAGTGAAATAAGCGTCGTAGTAACCGGCGCTCAGCACAAAGGTACCCAGGAGGATACGGCGTTTTACCTCTTTTCCAAAGCCCTCAGACCTGCTTTTTTTATAGAAATCGGTCAAGTCCAGATCCTTTTCAGGTGTACGGTAACCATACTTTACCCCGTCAAATCTGCTAAGGTTGCTGGAGGCTTCTGCGGTGGTGAGCACATAATAGGCTGCCACAACATAATCCAGGTAATCGAAGTTCACCCCTTCTACGGTGTGCCCTTCTGCTTTCAAATCTTCAAAGAAACTTTCATACCCCCCACGCATCTCAGTATCAAGGCCTTCGTGATGCAGGGCATCCTTTAAATACGCAAATCTCCGGTTTTTATTGTGTGGGAGACTAGCTTGATAATCAGGCACTTTACTTTGAGAGGCTGTACTGTCGTATGCATCTGGTCCGGCGATGACTTGTAGAACCAGTGCCACATCTGCAATATTCGAGCCAAAAATGCCTATTTGGTCGAACGAGGAAGCATAGGCGATGAGCCCATGCCGCGAGATCCGGCCATAAGTGGGTTTAAGGCCTACAATACCGCAAAAATCAGCTGGCTGGCGTACGGAACCGCCGGTATCGCTACCCAGGCTCACCTGGCATAAACCAGCCTGAACGGCTACAGCAGAACCTCCGGAACTGCCGCCGGGAACACGTGTATTATCCAGGGCATTGAGCACATTGCCGTAGGCAGAGTTCTCATTGGTGGAGCCCATGGCAAACTCATCACAATTAAGGCGCCCGATGATAATGGCGCCTTCAGCGATCAGCCGCTCAACGGCTGTTGCAGAATAAAGAGAAGTAAACCCTTCCAGGATCTTTGATGCGGCGGTTACCTCATGGCCTTTGTAGCAGATCACATCTTTAATGCCGATCACTACGCCTGCCAGGCTGCCGGGGCGCTCTCCTTTTTGGATACGCGCATCCAATGCCGCTGCCTGCGCCAAAGCGTCCTCGCTGAATACTTCCAGGTATGCGTTCAAATGCCGGGCCTGCTCAATCCGGCGCAGGTACAAATGCACCATTGCCTCGCAGGTCGTTTTTCCGGCATACAACGCCTCTTGAAAAGACGATATACTGCTGAATTCAGTCAAACCCAAACCAGTTTAAATCTTACAATGGGAGATCTCTAATAAAACGGAAATCCTCTACTCTTTCTATGTGGGAGGGAGAGACGCGATTAGTTCTTCTTAACTTCGCCTTCTTTCATGCCTTCTTCCATCTCACGACGCACGTTGTCTTTGGCATCTTTGAACTCACGGATACCTTTACCCAGGCCACGCATCAGTTCAGGAATTTTCTTACCTCCGAACAGGAGCAATACAACCAATGCGATAAGGATAAGTTCAGTCATGCCCAGTTCTTGAAAAAGTA includes:
- the gatA gene encoding Asp-tRNA(Asn)/Glu-tRNA(Gln) amidotransferase subunit GatA, which codes for MGLTEFSSISSFQEALYAGKTTCEAMVHLYLRRIEQARHLNAYLEVFSEDALAQAAALDARIQKGERPGSLAGVVIGIKDVICYKGHEVTAASKILEGFTSLYSATAVERLIAEGAIIIGRLNCDEFAMGSTNENSAYGNVLNALDNTRVPGGSSGGSAVAVQAGLCQVSLGSDTGGSVRQPADFCGIVGLKPTYGRISRHGLIAYASSFDQIGIFGSNIADVALVLQVIAGPDAYDSTASQSKVPDYQASLPHNKNRRFAYLKDALHHEGLDTEMRGGYESFFEDLKAEGHTVEGVNFDYLDYVVAAYYVLTTAEASSNLSRFDGVKYGYRTPEKDLDLTDFYKKSRSEGFGKEVKRRILLGTFVLSAGYYDAYFTKAQQVRRLVVERMQKILGEYDAILLPTVPTTAFKIGEKMDDPIAMYLADIYTVLANLTGVPAISVPLHRHSNGMPYGIQIITKEFDEENLLQIAHSMLHEQQVNIE
- a CDS encoding Sec-independent protein translocase subunit TatA/TatB is translated as MTELILIALVVLLLFGGKKIPELMRGLGKGIREFKDAKDNVRREMEEGMKEGEVKKN
- a CDS encoding lytic transglycosylase domain-containing protein, whose product is MTKVFLSLLLPALGIITSADAASNMSPKEMVIPGIELSADTSVTLKKSAHLPKDTVVPASPATLAVKQAAQAMPVVVRNPKVYEQMNNHYITGYVNDYATRYSQHLAVMVDKAAPYFTMIEKVFTDHGIPEEMKYLAVIESGMSYNARSRVGAVGMWQFMSGTARIFGLSVGKKVDERKDFYKSTVAAAKFLNELYEQFDDWLLVVAAYNCGAGGVQRAQKISGRSDFWGIQYFLPAESRNHVYKFIATGYILDRFNTFFGVSDNYVAPAARMTMPAEYKKAAPLSDEDLYNTVVFNITGKYKLEAIAKKLSVDEAELDRLNPNFAQTLAGETNSYDLRIPKEKMKTFQAEKEEILKESLQLTLDDKAATVDKSRFPAPVKRPEVNANPAKKKVVAKKTVSKKKKTTTRRK